Genomic window (Candidatus Obscuribacterales bacterium):
TGGTCTTTGATTTCTTGATAGCCTAGGGTGTTGAGCAAGGGGAGATCCCTGCCGTAGCGATCGCATAGACCTGCCACTTCCTCTACCAAGCCCTGCTCCAGCATCTGGGCCGTGCGCTGTTCAATGCGTTGCTGGAGGCGATCGCCCTCGGCGAGGCAATCCAGACCAATCTGATACACAGGATAGCTAGGTGGCTGCTCGCCCTGCTGGGATGAGAGGGGAATGCCCGTGGTGTAGAACACTTCCAGGGCACGGATGGTGCGGGTTTGATCATGGGCATGGATGCGTTGGCTGGCGATCGCGTCCACTTGGCGCAACATCGCATAACATTGAGATTGGCCAAGGGCTTGGAGTTGCGATCGCAACTCAGGATTGGGAGCCACGCGGGGAATGAGGAGACCATTGACAATGGCTTTGATATACAGTCCCGAGCCGCCCACCAGCAAGGGAACTCTTGCCCATCCACGGGTGGAGCGATGGATCTGCTCAATCACGGTGGTCGCCCGCTCTTGGTAGCCCGCTAAGGTCAGGGTTTCGGTGGGGTCGCAGATATCCAGCAGATAGTGGGGCACCTGCAACTGGTCTGCCTTGGATGGCTTCGCGGTTCCAATATCCAATTCCCGGTAAACCTGCCGCGAGTCGGCATTAATGATGCAGCTCTGCATCCGCTGGGCCAGCTCTACCGCCAACCCCGATTTGCCCGTCGCGGTTGGGCCACACACTACAATTAACATATCAGTACAAATGTATTAACTAGCCTATTTGTCGATACAATAGGGTTGGAGCGCCAGGTTTGGAACCATGATCGTCGTCGCTAAGGGCGATCGCTGCCGTTCCCGTCAACCCCGTTCAGGTAAGCCTTTAGCCACCCCCACAGTAAAACTTATCTGAAATCCATCTAAAATCGCCCTCAAGCCTTTTGTGTTAGAATTTAGGTGTTTTTTGATATTCAGAAGTCTTTAGCGGCTTCAGGTCAGTATAGGAGCGCTTCATTCATGGCTGAAAACTATGGTGCTGATCAGATTCAGGTTCTTGAAGGGTTAGAGCCTGTTCGTAAGCGTCCAGGAATGTATATCGGCACCACCGGCCCTCGCGGACTGCACCATCTAGTGTACGAGGTGGTGGATAATTCTGTCGATGAAGCCCTCGCTGGCCACTGCCAGAAGATTCAAGTGACGCTGAAAGCGGATGGCTCGGTCGTGGTGGTGGACGACGGGCGTGGTATTCCTACCGATATCCATCCCTCAACCGGCCGATCGGCCTTGGAAACGGTGATGACGGTTCTCCACGCCGGCGGTAAATTTGGCGGCGGTGGCTACAAGGTTTCCGGTGGTTTGCACGGGGTGGGGATTTCGGTGGTCAATGCCCTGTCGGAATGGGTAGAAGTGACCGTCTGGCGCGAGAAGAAGGTGCATACCCAGCGGTTTGAACGCGGCTTGCCCATTGGAGAACTGGCGATCGCCCCCTGCCCCGATCATCGTACCGGTACCGCGGTGCAGTTTAAGCCCGATACCCAAATCTTTGCCACGGGGATTGAGTTTGACTACAACACCCTGTCGGGTCGGCTGCGGGAATTGGCCTACCTCAATGCTGGGGTAGAAATTGTCTTCACCGATGAACGCCTAGAGCTGATTAAGCGGGATGTGCCGCGCTGCGATGTGTTCCACTATGCCGGTGGCATTAAGGAATATGTTGCCTACATCAACAACGATAAGCAGCCGATTCACGAAGAGATTATTTTTGTCTCAGGTGAGCGCAACAACGTGCAGGTGGAAGTAGCGCTGCAGTGGTGCTCAGATGCCTACACAGACAACCTGCTAGGCTTTGCCAACAACATTCGCACCATTGATGGCGGGACACACCTAGAGGGTTTGAAAACGGTGCTCACCCGCACCATGAACTCGATCGCCCGCAAGCGTAACAAGCTGAAAGAGAGCGACTCCAACTTGGGGGGTGAAAACATCCGCGAGGGGCTCACCGGCGTCATTTCTGTGAAGGTGCCTGACCCTGAGTTTGAAGGGCAAACCAAGACCAAGCTGGGCAACATGGAAGTCCGGGGAATTGTCGATTCTTTGGTGAATGAAACCCTGACAGAATATCTAGAGTTTCGTCCGGCTGTGGCGGATGCCATTCTCGAAAAAGCGATTCAGGCCTTCAATGCGGCGGAAGCAGCTCGTCGAGCCCGTGAACTGGTGCGCCGTAAGTCGGTGTTGGAATCATCGACCCTGCCAGGGAAGCTGGCAGACTGTAGCTCTCGGGATCCTAGTGAGTCGGAAATCTTCATTGTTGAGGGGGATTCTGCGGGCGGCTCTGCAAAACAGGGGCGCGATCGCCAGTTTCAAGCCATTCTGCCGTTGCGCGGTAAAATCATCAACATCGAAAAAACCGATGATGCCAAGATCTACAAGAACACGGAAGTGCAAGCGTTAATTACAGCGCTGGGTCTGGGTATTAAAGGGGATGAATTTGACTCCGCCCAACTTCGCTACCATCGCATCATCATCATGACGGATGCGGACGTAGACGGTGCCCACATTCGCACCTTGCTGCTGACCTTTTTCTATCGCTATCAGCGAGCCATGGTGGATCAGGGATTTGTATATATTGCCTGTCCGCCGCTCTATAAGATTGAACGGGGACGCAGCCACTACTATTGCTATAGCGATCGCGAACGCAATCAAATTATCAGCGGCTTCCCGGACAATGCCAAGTATGATATCCAGCGCTTTAAGGGCTTGGGTGAAATGATGCCGGAGCAGTTGTGGAGTACCACGATGAACCCGGAGACCCGCACCCTCAAGCGAGTGGAAATTGAGGATGCTGCCGAGGCCGATCGCATCTTTACGGTGCTCATGGGCGATCGCGTGGCTCCTCGCCGGGAGTTTATTGAAACCTATGGCTCCAAGCTCAACCTAACGGATTTGGATATTTAAACATCCAGCGTCCATGCTGGCTTTAGTTGTGTCTGCAGCCGATCGCGTTTCCAGGGAAACAATTCATCCTAGGAACGCGATCGCTCTAGGTTGGCGATGAGATATAGGAAAGCCCAACTACAAGGTCGGAACGCCTACAATCTACCTGCGACGTTGCTGAATGAGGCTATGAAACTGGCGTGAGCAAGATGCTCACGCTACCTTAATTGTGAATGACTGCAAGTGTGCGTCTCGCTCACAGTTCGTTAGCGCAAATCCTATCCAATTCATCAACGCCTCGACCTGCTAGAGAGCGATTGGCAGGATGTCACACAGACAGGATGTTACACAGAATTGAAGCGAGGATGGTCTCGTAGGGTGCCGGGTTCAAACTCATGCACCCAACGCACAAAGGATTGGGATACGCCGCGCAGATCGTTTTGACGAACCAGCAGGGCAATATAGTTAGCTTTTTGCTTGACTACGATGGCAAAATAGCCGCTGCCATGGATGATGGCGTGGCTAAATCCTTCTAACCGTAGCGATGACATCAGCAGCGATCGCAGCCCTAGGGCCTGGAAGATGGTTTGCACCCAGCCAATATCGCCACTTTCTGGGGTTGTAAAATACTCTTTCGGCAGCCCGCTAGGGTCGAAAATAGCGGCACCGATCACCGAGTCGGCGTAGGTGTCAGGTGGGGATGTACCTGGGCTCATAGGGGGTAAGGACATAGTCAACGGGTCATCAGAATTCAGCAACATGGTAGGGTCACCCACATCAGCCAGTTATGTACACCAGAGAAATCATGTGCTTGTCAAACGATACCCGACGCGACACCGATCGCTCTCCTCGAAATACGACCTACCCATATCGACGATGCAGCCGAGTTGCTTCTGCATGGCTAGTACTGAGTCGTACAATCTAGTCCTATTGTCTCGTATTTCGATCGGAGTTGTAATCTTTCCATCGGCTAGCTATGGCTAACCTGCGCTTCATATCGTTCAAAAAAACGTGTGTAGAGCGCTGTAGCTGTCGCCGTCAGGGTAACGAAATCATCCTAGAAATCTCTGCGACGTGATTGTAAATGAGTGGCGCAATCTGACTGATCCACTAGCAGCGGAGTCCAGATCTTACCGATTACACCCTCATTGATGTCCTTGTAGATGGCTCACTTCATCGCCATCACTCACCAAAAAGCTATCTCCCTGACTCTACTAGTCTAGGCAGGGGCGATCGCCTCCGACGACCGTGAAAATGCTTGGTCTAGCAAATGCTCTATGAATCTTTCATAAATATGCTCTGTGGCTCTATATTCATGGCTGCCCAGACAAGATTATGGCTGCTCCTGCCAATACAAATAGGCGCTGTAGGCCAGGGTGACTACGCCGGTAACGATCGCCATCTCATTCACCTGAAACTGCGGGTGATGCAGCGGGTAATTGGGCTGATCGTCGTAGCCTACCCCTAGGCGAAACATCGTGCCGGGAGCATGTTCTAGGTATAGGGCAAAATCTTCTGCTCCTAGGGATGGTTCATCTAAGCGTTGAATGCGATCGCTGCCCCAGGCCTCTTGAGCGGCAAGTTCAACCACTTGGGTGAGAGATGGGTCATTTTGCACCGACGGCACCCCCCGCCGATAGTTCACGGTGTAGCGTGCTCCATACATTTGGCAGACGCCATCGACAATGGACTCTACCCACCCCGGCAACTCTGCACTGGTTTCGGGATGGAGCGATCGCACCGTACCCACCAGCCGCACTTGATCGGCGATGACATTGGGTGCCCGGCCGCCGCTAATTTGTCCAATGGTTAACACCACTGGACGGAGAGGATTATGGGTGCGGCTAATGGCTTGCTGTAGCGTAGTGATCACCTGGGCCGCGATCCAAATGGCGTCAATGGCTTCATGGGGGCGAGCGCCATGGCCAGACTCTCCCAAAATGACAATTTCTAGGTCATCTGCTGCCGCTGTTAGTGCCCCATAGCGAATACCAACGCAGCCACCCAAGATCGATGGAAAGGTATGTACCCCAAGAATGGCGCTCACATGATGCATGGCACCATCTCGGATCATCCAAGAGGCTCCCTGGGCCGTTTCCTCGGCCGGTTGAAACAAGAAGCGCACGCGTCCGGGTAGCGGATCGAGTTGGGAAAGCACCATGGCAGTGCCTAGACCCACCGTGGTGTGAACATCGTGACCGCAGGCGTGCATCATGCCCGTAAAGCGCGAGGTGTAGGCTACATTGGCGCGCTCTTGAATGGGCAGGGCATCCATATCGGTGCGGATGGCTAAGAGACGATCATCCTGCCCCAGTCCCTCTAGTTCACCAATCACCCCGGTTTTACCCACCAGTTCTTGGACAGAGAGTCCGCAGGATGACAAGACTCCGGCCACATAGGCCGCTGTTTGATATTCCTGTCCGCTCAGCTCCGGATGGGCATGGATGTGGCGACGAATTTCAATTAACCGAGGAGCCAGTGTTTCTGCAATTTCTTTGATGCGACTTAACATGAATACCCTTCACTCGTTCACCAGATGTAGCATTTTTCCCGCGATCGCCTCGTTCACAGCGCTCGGTATTAACGCATGATGTCTCTAGTATTCCATTCGCGTTGGAGTTGTGCCATTCAGGGCGATCGCGGCCGCCTACCTCGGTGCAATATGGGAATAGAGAGATCTGCTAGGTATGGACAGCCCAGATACAGATGAACCTATGCGAATCTTAGGCGTAGTGCCATCATAGAGAAAGACTGCATGGTGCATTCATCCCGGCTGACCCAAATGCGATCGCTGCCTATCTCTCCATCCACCCGGGTGTATCCCAGTTGTGCAAGTTGGCCCTCATCCCCCTTTCCCTTCTCAACAAGGGAAAGGGGAGCAGATGTAAAGTCCCTTACCCGCTCTGGGAGAGAGATTTAGGGTGAGGGCTACAAACGTGGAATGCACTTCATCCACCCTGCATTGGCCGCCGTCTAGCTATGACCTATCCTCTCTCCGCAGCTAAGCTTCAGTGCTACGATCGCTGCCCTAAATCCTACTATTTTCGCTATGAACGGAAGCTACCGGGGACGGCCTTCTTCGGGTCGGCTGCGTTGGGAACAGCGCTCCATCAAGCCTTGGCGCAAATTTATCGAGATTGGCACTATCAAGACGCCCTGCCCGCCCTAGAGTGGATTGAGCATTGTTGGAACCAGCAGGGCAATGGTCTGAGCAGCAAGCAGATTGAAGAGGGGCGAGGGATTCTGCGGCGGTACTACCATGAATTCATTATGGCGGAAGCCGCCATGCGTCGGCCGTTGGCGGTGGAAGGACGCATTCAGGGAACGCTGCAGGTGGAGAACCTAGAGTTTTCGCTGTCGGGGCGTTATGACCGAATTGATTATTTAGATGACGGGCTAGAGCTAATTGACTACAAGTCCACCAAAGATGTCAATTTGGGCCAATCGGATGAACTTGACCTACAGATTGGACTGTATTACCTGGCCCTAGAGCAACATTACCAGCGGAGCTTGAAGCAACTGAGCCTCATTTACCTGCGCACGGGCGATAAGGTGAGCTTTGCGGTGACGCCGTTCCATCGAGAGCGGGTGACGGCCTTGATTAGTGAGCTGGCATTGGAACTGCGCCACGATCGCCGCTGGCAACCGTTTGCGGGAGAGCAATGCGATCGCTGTGCCTATGCCAAATATTGCTCTGCTGCCTGCGCCTGCCCCGAACCTCTGCCCGATACAGCTAAGCCCGAACCCCAACTCCAGCTTGTGCTAGGGCTCTAGGACTCAATCTAGAAGGTCATCATCTGGGGTTTCAACGGTAGGGTAAGCTGACAGTAGACTTGGATGACGTGCCAGGCTTCAGGATTAACGCAATATCACGATAACCATCATGCAGACTTGGCAATGGACAACCTGGGGCGATCGCCGTTATCTCACCTGTAGCCTGTTGGCCCCATGGCGGCATGGATTTTTTACCCAACAGTTTTGGCCCCAGCTCCCTCAGGATCTGGTGCAGGTGCTGCACCCCCATGCCCAGGTGAACCGGGTGAAGCAGGTGCATGGCAATC
Coding sequences:
- a CDS encoding M20 family metallopeptidase, encoding MLSRIKEIAETLAPRLIEIRRHIHAHPELSGQEYQTAAYVAGVLSSCGLSVQELVGKTGVIGELEGLGQDDRLLAIRTDMDALPIQERANVAYTSRFTGMMHACGHDVHTTVGLGTAMVLSQLDPLPGRVRFLFQPAEETAQGASWMIRDGAMHHVSAILGVHTFPSILGGCVGIRYGALTAAADDLEIVILGESGHGARPHEAIDAIWIAAQVITTLQQAISRTHNPLRPVVLTIGQISGGRAPNVIADQVRLVGTVRSLHPETSAELPGWVESIVDGVCQMYGARYTVNYRRGVPSVQNDPSLTQVVELAAQEAWGSDRIQRLDEPSLGAEDFALYLEHAPGTMFRLGVGYDDQPNYPLHHPQFQVNEMAIVTGVVTLAYSAYLYWQEQP
- the miaA gene encoding tRNA (adenosine(37)-N6)-dimethylallyltransferase MiaA, giving the protein MLIVVCGPTATGKSGLAVELAQRMQSCIINADSRQVYRELDIGTAKPSKADQLQVPHYLLDICDPTETLTLAGYQERATTVIEQIHRSTRGWARVPLLVGGSGLYIKAIVNGLLIPRVAPNPELRSQLQALGQSQCYAMLRQVDAIASQRIHAHDQTRTIRALEVFYTTGIPLSSQQGEQPPSYPVYQIGLDCLAEGDRLQQRIEQRTAQMLEQGLVEEVAGLCDRYGRDLPLLNTLGYQEIKDHLAGTTSLPEAQHLIAMHTRQFAKRQRTWFRADQRIHWFDSNAPDLIDQVWQDLQVNFLDHAKDLESVHLEPVNG
- a CDS encoding PD-(D/E)XK nuclease family protein, with the protein product MTYPLSAAKLQCYDRCPKSYYFRYERKLPGTAFFGSAALGTALHQALAQIYRDWHYQDALPALEWIEHCWNQQGNGLSSKQIEEGRGILRRYYHEFIMAEAAMRRPLAVEGRIQGTLQVENLEFSLSGRYDRIDYLDDGLELIDYKSTKDVNLGQSDELDLQIGLYYLALEQHYQRSLKQLSLIYLRTGDKVSFAVTPFHRERVTALISELALELRHDRRWQPFAGEQCDRCAYAKYCSAACACPEPLPDTAKPEPQLQLVLGL
- the gyrB gene encoding DNA topoisomerase (ATP-hydrolyzing) subunit B codes for the protein MAENYGADQIQVLEGLEPVRKRPGMYIGTTGPRGLHHLVYEVVDNSVDEALAGHCQKIQVTLKADGSVVVVDDGRGIPTDIHPSTGRSALETVMTVLHAGGKFGGGGYKVSGGLHGVGISVVNALSEWVEVTVWREKKVHTQRFERGLPIGELAIAPCPDHRTGTAVQFKPDTQIFATGIEFDYNTLSGRLRELAYLNAGVEIVFTDERLELIKRDVPRCDVFHYAGGIKEYVAYINNDKQPIHEEIIFVSGERNNVQVEVALQWCSDAYTDNLLGFANNIRTIDGGTHLEGLKTVLTRTMNSIARKRNKLKESDSNLGGENIREGLTGVISVKVPDPEFEGQTKTKLGNMEVRGIVDSLVNETLTEYLEFRPAVADAILEKAIQAFNAAEAARRARELVRRKSVLESSTLPGKLADCSSRDPSESEIFIVEGDSAGGSAKQGRDRQFQAILPLRGKIINIEKTDDAKIYKNTEVQALITALGLGIKGDEFDSAQLRYHRIIIMTDADVDGAHIRTLLLTFFYRYQRAMVDQGFVYIACPPLYKIERGRSHYYCYSDRERNQIISGFPDNAKYDIQRFKGLGEMMPEQLWSTTMNPETRTLKRVEIEDAAEADRIFTVLMGDRVAPRREFIETYGSKLNLTDLDI